AGTGCCACATCTGCGTTGTTATCGGCCTGCTCATGTGCGAAAAGCACACATCGCAGGCCGATGCCTAGCATCTGCGGCACTGCTGAACAGTTACGGTTCTGGGCTTCGGCACCTTTCTGGGTCAGAAGGTGGATAGTTACTGAGAGTTGATAAGCGGCATATTAATAATTGCCGATTTCCTTTGGGCCGATGATTCTGGGGTGAATGATTGTTGGTGGGGTGGATTCCTTGTTTCTGCCATCCCTGAGGGGTGTGGTGATGTAAGTGGGTGTGCGTGAGTGGTATGTGTACATTTATGTTGCTGATAGTCTAAAATAATAACATAAATGTAATAAAATAATAAATGATGACCGGCGATGTCGCGAGACTATTAATAAAATTAATAACGTATTATCAAGATAATAAGCGATTTTTATAAAAAATATTTAAAATAGGAACGATTGTTGCTTTTGTATTCTTCATGTGGATGCAATTTGTTAATCGGCAGTGTCCTGGATTTGCACAAAGTGGCAACGTGCATCAGGAACATGGGCCGCAAACCAGGGAGAACACTATGAAGAAGATCGAGGCAATTATTAAACCATTTAAACTTGATGAGATGAAGGAGGCGTTGGCCACTTTGGGCATCAATGGATTGACCTTGAGTGAGGTCAAGGGGTTCGGGCGTCAGAAGGGGCATACTGAAGTCTATCGGGGCGCTGAATATGTGGTCGATTTCATCCCCAAAGTCAAGGTAGAGATTGTGGTGGAGGAGGAGCGGGTGGACGAAGTGGTAAGGGTTATCATGGATAGTGTTCGGACCGGCAAGATTGGTGACGGTAAGATTTTTGTGTTGCCTGTCGAGGAAGTGGTGCGGATTCGAACCGGAGAAAGAGGTAACACTGCAATCTAGG
This genomic window from Desulfobulbaceae bacterium contains:
- a CDS encoding P-II family nitrogen regulator, whose product is MKKIEAIIKPFKLDEMKEALATLGINGLTLSEVKGFGRQKGHTEVYRGAEYVVDFIPKVKVEIVVEEERVDEVVRVIMDSVRTGKIGDGKIFVLPVEEVVRIRTGERGNTAI